Proteins encoded together in one Chelonoidis abingdonii isolate Lonesome George chromosome 1, CheloAbing_2.0, whole genome shotgun sequence window:
- the LOC116825377 gene encoding TRPM8 channel-associated factor 2-like, translated as MNPSAAYDLLVDGVQDWDLTGDSVPCELLLTGETAFPVLVNPQGQVLIAASRYGKGRMVVVSHESYLGSSKMARFLHNAVGWLSASPGAVVGVQKSLSSLVSILSSSGTQVKPSTELIASFGVYCMDAYDAAQGRELIQFVKRGGGLLIGGQAWHWAYGHKTERVLFDFPGNHITSVAGVYFTDVYGETGIFSISDKVPAIPLIAPHGLDFSRDLNLLLRGVSELDIVTDGVPSHLLVHGTLAFPLGLDSTYQCFLAAAHYGRGRVVVATHEVLLSTPKLTDFILNAIHWLGAEKRGKTGINPNLKNLHDLLTQRQMVCEISELTDNLSIYCCQSYSDNEAKKIHEFVAEGGGLLIGGQAWWWASENEGQNVLAEYPGNKILNGFGISILGETMEAGKYPALRPEEQQGHYHFRRALTQFQQHLDKKEELQPPVTDWLQKLSRDCAKVLQIPVKNGHVYASLYHILYEMVQRNGIPPVIKEHPVKGNSKEVVLLHVATALCQTISDCARLALCELPTVPSTTVEINCTNSGDAAWRSTGLYLPRGNTSDLYIS; from the exons ATGAATCCTTCAGCTGCCTATGATTTGCTGGTGGACGGTGTCCAGGACTGGGATCTTACCGGTGACTCTGTTCCTTGTGAGCTGCTGCTCACTGGCGAGACTGCCTTCCCAGTGCTGGTGAACCCCCAGGGGCAGGTCCTGATCGCTGCCTCACGGTATGGGAAAGGCCGGATGGTGGTCGTCTCTCATGAGAGCTACCTGGGGAGTTCCAAGATGGCTCGGTTCCTACACAATGCTGTGGGTTGGCTCAGTGCCTCCCCTGGAGCGGTGGTTGGTGTCCAGAAGAGCTTGAGCTCTCTGGTGAGCATTCTCAGTAGTTCCGGCACCCAAGTGAAGCCAAGTACAGAGCTTATTGCCTCATTTGGAGTTTACTGTATGGATGCCTATGATGCTGCACAGGGGAGGGAGCTGATCCAGTTTGtgaagagaggagggggtctgCTCATTGGAGGTCAGGCTTGGCACTGGGCCTATGGACACAAGACAGAGAGAGTGCTGTTCGATTTCCCTGGGAATCATATAACCAGCGTGGCAGGAGTTTATTTCACTGATGTATATGGTGAGACGGGGATCTTCAGCATCTCAGACAAAGTGCCTGCAATTCCCTTGATCGCTCC GCATGGGCTAGATTTCAGCAGAGACTTAAACCTTCTCCTAAGAGGTGTGTCAGAGCTAGACATAGTGACAGATGGGGTCCCCTCTCACCTGCTGGTCCATGGCACACTGGCCTTCCCCCTTGGCTTGGACAGCACCTATCAATGCTTTCTTGCAGCAGCTCATTATGGCCGGGGCCGTGTGGTGGTGGCTACACATGAGGTCCTTCTTAGCACCCCAAAACTCACAGACTTCATCCTCAATGCCATTCACTGGTTGGGTGCTgagaagagagggaaaactgGCATCAATCCCAATCTGAAGAACCTTCATGACCTGCTGACTCAAAGACAGATGGTGTGCGAGATCTCAGAGCTTACCGacaatctcagcatctactgctGCCAGTCCTACAGTGACAACGAGGCCAAGAAGATCCATGAGTTTGTGGCAGAAGGAGGGGGCCTGCTGATTGGAGGTCAGGCTTGGTGGTGGGCTTCTGAGAATGAGGGCCAAAACGTTCTGGCTGAATATCCTGGCAACAAAATCCTCAATGGATTCGGGATCAGCATTCTGGGGGAAACCATGGAGGCAGGCAAATACCCAGCATTACGACCCGAAGAGCAGCAAGGACATTATCACTTCCGCAGGGCACTCACTCAGTTCCAGCAGCACTTAGACAAGAAGGAGGAACTTCAGCCCCCAGTGACAGACTGGCTTCAAAAACTGAGCCGAGATTGTGCCAAAGTCCTTCAGATCCCAGTCAAAAATGGCCACGTCTACGCCTCATTGTACCATATCCTATATGAGATGGTGCAGAGAAATGGGATCCCACCAGTGATCAAGGAACACCCAGTCAAGGGGAACTCCAAGGAGGTTGTGCTGCTTCACGTGGCTACAGCATTATGCCAAACTATATCCGACTGTGCGAGGCTAGCACTCTGTGAACTCCCCACAGTCCCTAGCACCACTGTGGAAATCAACTGCACAAACTCAG GTGATGCAGCATGGAGGAGCACAGGACTTTACCTTCCGCGTGGGAACACCAGTGACCTTTATATTTCCTAG